Proteins from a genomic interval of Gemmatimonadaceae bacterium:
- a CDS encoding trehalose-6-phosphate synthase, with the protein MRLSLRFIVPLAIALAALAYGVIPLVDRLTLKWFTRDLELRSSLIANASDGPLGAFVASGNPGAVQQYFARIVRDERLYGIGLCPSPTSRIIASAQFPPEIRCDRFAPDSALSDEILKTNAGPLLVTVRSLETAIGPDARLILLHDMSFITRRSDETRRYLFYLFAGLAAVVSIITVVIAQLSWRGWISGLRAILRGDESRGLLTTGPAELQPIANDLRALIRDLEAEHRFRDEEQLAWSADTLREILHRELRGQQVIILSNREPYIHVRQDGHIAVQRPASGLVTAVEPIMRACSGTWVAHGSGSADKEVVDNHDRLGVPADDPAYWLRRVWLSREEEAGYYYGFANEGLWPLCHIAHVRPTFRATDWEQYRNVNRKFAEAAVAESKGSDPIVLIQDYHFALVPRMIREVLPAATIITFWHIPWPNPEAFGICPWREQLLDGLLGSSILGFHTQFHCNNFVDTVDRLVEARVDRETFTVSHREQTTAIKRYPISIEWPPDKELIEKPVEVCREEVRHRHGLPRDHRIGVGVDRLDYTKGIEERFRAVERLLELNPDWIGRFTFVQIAAPTRASIEDYQAYEQRVRSLVTRINTRFDGAVHPAIILLVQHHEPAEVYTYYRAADLCFVSSLHDGMNLVAKEFVAARDDELGVLLLSQFTGAARELPEALIVNPYNVEQCASALNTALTMPKPWQRTRMQLMRSLIREFNVYRWAGRMLIDAAALRRRGRVLGSTPDAAGAAHGDDSLSLRSASGSSP; encoded by the coding sequence ATGAGACTGTCACTGCGATTCATCGTTCCGCTGGCGATTGCCCTCGCGGCGCTGGCGTACGGCGTGATTCCGCTCGTCGATCGGCTGACCCTGAAATGGTTCACCAGAGACCTAGAGCTCAGGTCGAGCCTCATTGCCAACGCCAGCGACGGGCCTCTCGGAGCTTTCGTCGCGTCGGGTAATCCCGGAGCGGTGCAACAGTATTTCGCTCGCATCGTTCGGGATGAGCGGCTGTATGGAATCGGGTTATGCCCGAGCCCGACGTCGCGCATAATCGCCAGCGCGCAGTTTCCACCCGAGATACGGTGCGATCGTTTCGCTCCGGATTCGGCGCTATCCGACGAAATTCTGAAAACGAACGCCGGGCCTCTCCTCGTTACGGTCAGATCCCTCGAGACCGCTATTGGTCCAGACGCGCGGCTCATCCTGCTGCACGACATGAGCTTCATAACGAGGCGCAGCGACGAGACGCGGCGATACCTCTTCTATCTGTTTGCAGGTCTCGCCGCGGTTGTATCCATCATTACGGTCGTCATCGCCCAGCTCAGCTGGAGAGGTTGGATCTCCGGACTTCGCGCAATTCTGAGAGGCGATGAGTCACGTGGACTGCTGACGACGGGTCCGGCAGAGCTGCAGCCAATTGCGAACGATTTGCGCGCCCTCATTCGCGACCTCGAGGCCGAGCATCGATTCCGGGACGAAGAGCAGCTCGCCTGGAGCGCCGACACTCTGCGTGAGATTCTTCATCGCGAGCTGCGAGGGCAGCAGGTGATCATCCTGTCCAATCGCGAGCCCTACATCCACGTGAGGCAGGACGGCCACATCGCGGTCCAGCGACCCGCGAGCGGACTGGTAACAGCTGTAGAGCCCATCATGCGTGCGTGTTCGGGCACGTGGGTAGCGCACGGGAGCGGATCGGCGGACAAAGAGGTTGTCGACAATCACGATCGCCTCGGCGTGCCCGCCGACGATCCCGCCTACTGGCTGCGTCGGGTATGGCTTTCACGCGAAGAGGAAGCCGGGTACTACTACGGATTCGCGAACGAAGGGCTCTGGCCGCTGTGTCACATTGCACACGTGCGGCCGACATTCCGGGCGACGGATTGGGAGCAGTACAGGAACGTGAACAGGAAGTTCGCGGAGGCGGCAGTTGCGGAGAGCAAAGGCAGCGATCCCATCGTTCTCATCCAGGACTATCATTTTGCCCTCGTCCCGAGGATGATCCGCGAAGTACTTCCTGCCGCGACAATCATAACGTTCTGGCATATTCCGTGGCCAAATCCGGAAGCGTTCGGCATCTGCCCGTGGCGGGAGCAGCTACTCGACGGTTTGCTGGGCAGCAGTATTCTCGGGTTTCACACCCAGTTCCACTGCAACAATTTCGTTGACACTGTCGACCGGCTTGTCGAAGCACGCGTCGATCGCGAAACCTTTACCGTGTCGCACCGGGAGCAGACCACGGCAATCAAGCGGTATCCGATATCGATCGAGTGGCCGCCGGACAAAGAGCTCATCGAGAAGCCCGTCGAGGTCTGCCGCGAGGAGGTGAGGCACCGCCACGGTCTTCCGCGCGATCACAGAATTGGCGTTGGGGTCGATCGACTCGACTACACAAAAGGCATCGAAGAGCGATTCCGCGCAGTAGAACGGCTTCTCGAGCTGAATCCCGACTGGATTGGCCGGTTCACCTTTGTTCAGATCGCCGCGCCAACGCGCGCGAGTATCGAAGATTATCAAGCCTACGAGCAGAGAGTTCGCTCGCTTGTAACGCGAATCAATACGCGATTCGACGGCGCCGTGCATCCGGCGATAATCCTATTGGTTCAGCACCACGAGCCGGCGGAGGTTTACACCTATTACAGGGCTGCCGACCTCTGTTTCGTCAGCAGCCTGCACGACGGGATGAATCTCGTGGCGAAGGAATTCGTCGCCGCGCGTGACGACGAGCTCGGCGTTCTGCTACTGAGTCAGTTCACTGGCGCCGCACGCGAGCTTCCTGAGGCGCTGATTGTGAATCCGTATAACGTCGAGCAGTGTGCATCGGCACTGAATACGGCTCTGACGATGCCAAAGCCGTGGCAGCGCACGAGAATGCAGCTGATGCGCTCACTGATCCGTGAGTTCAATGTCTATCGATGGGCGGGAAGAATGCTGATCGACGCAGCAGCGCTTCGCCGCCGCGGCCGCGTCCTCGGGAGCACTCCCGACGCAGCTGGCGCAGCTCACGGCGATGATTCACTCTCCCTGCGTAGCGCGAGTGGATCGTCGCCCTGA
- a CDS encoding TIM barrel protein translates to MNRRRFVSTSAAAGTASLLGAERAHGAAPESRAAAAFKHSVTRWPFRKFTVDELARTAKELKIDSVELLEPEEWPIARRHGLTCAMGYATVPDPGTRLTRGFNDAANHAWLVPAYERAIPLAAAAGIPNLICFSGNRDGKSDEEGLASCASGLGKLMPAAKQHGVTICMELLNSKVDHRDYQCDRTPWGVALARKLDSERFKLLYDIYHMQIMEGDVIRTIRDNSKCIGHYHTAGVPGRHEIDATQELNYPAIMRAISETGFKGYVAQEFIPTRDPRTSLAEAIQICRV, encoded by the coding sequence GTGAACCGCCGGCGTTTCGTTTCGACGAGTGCCGCGGCCGGCACCGCATCGCTCCTCGGCGCGGAGCGCGCGCATGGCGCTGCGCCGGAATCTCGCGCCGCTGCTGCATTCAAGCATTCGGTGACCAGATGGCCGTTTCGCAAATTCACCGTCGACGAGCTTGCCCGCACCGCAAAGGAGCTGAAGATCGACTCGGTGGAGCTCCTCGAGCCCGAGGAGTGGCCGATTGCGCGCCGCCATGGGCTGACCTGCGCGATGGGGTATGCGACGGTTCCCGATCCGGGCACTCGGCTGACGCGCGGATTCAACGACGCGGCGAATCATGCCTGGCTGGTGCCCGCTTACGAGCGCGCGATTCCGCTCGCGGCCGCAGCGGGAATTCCGAACCTGATCTGTTTCTCCGGCAACCGTGACGGGAAGAGCGACGAGGAGGGACTCGCCAGCTGTGCAAGCGGGCTCGGCAAGCTCATGCCCGCGGCGAAGCAGCACGGTGTGACGATCTGCATGGAGCTTCTCAACTCGAAGGTGGATCATCGCGACTACCAGTGCGATCGCACGCCCTGGGGCGTCGCCCTCGCGCGAAAGCTCGACTCCGAGCGCTTCAAGCTGCTCTACGACATCTATCACATGCAGATCATGGAAGGCGACGTGATCCGCACCATCCGGGACAATTCCAAATGCATCGGCCACTACCATACTGCCGGAGTACCGGGCCGGCATGAGATCGACGCTACGCAGGAGCTCAACTATCCGGCGATAATGCGAGCGATCAGCGAGACGGGATTCAAAGGTTACGTCGCGCAGGAGTTCATTCCTACACGCGACCCTCGGACGTCCCTCGCTGAGGCAATCCAGATCTGTCGCGTGTAA
- the otsB gene encoding trehalose-phosphatase, translating to MDRRPDARRSGERVGKPPPASMEWAWFFDIDGTLVEIASLPSGIIVHDELLRAIARLHVLAGGAVSLITGRAISDVDRIFDLPEISIAGQHGLELRVAGGDITLHAVAEEALRPLRDELGSAIAGYPGLVVEFKGMSIALHYRMAPALAAYSHRLLRGLGAKYAPDFVIQKGKRVVELKPAGADKGEVIRRLMLTEPFAGRTPVFIGDDLTDEVGFAIVNELSGYSIKVGPGPTCARFRLRTVTQVRQWLAEGMKRGEPFRYPDTGKQ from the coding sequence GTGGATCGTCGCCCTGACGCGCGACGCTCCGGCGAGCGTGTCGGAAAACCGCCGCCGGCCAGCATGGAGTGGGCCTGGTTCTTCGATATCGATGGCACCCTTGTGGAGATTGCCTCTCTGCCATCAGGAATCATCGTGCACGATGAGCTGTTGCGTGCGATCGCGCGGCTTCACGTACTCGCCGGAGGGGCGGTATCGCTGATCACGGGCCGAGCCATCAGTGATGTCGACCGGATCTTTGATCTGCCGGAGATTTCCATTGCCGGACAACATGGGCTGGAGCTTCGAGTTGCGGGCGGAGACATCACATTGCATGCTGTTGCCGAAGAGGCGCTTCGCCCCCTGCGTGATGAGCTCGGCAGCGCAATAGCAGGATATCCCGGACTGGTGGTGGAATTCAAAGGGATGTCAATTGCGCTCCACTATCGAATGGCTCCCGCGCTTGCGGCCTATTCTCACAGGCTTCTGCGCGGGCTCGGGGCGAAATACGCTCCGGATTTCGTAATCCAGAAAGGAAAGCGCGTTGTGGAGCTAAAGCCCGCCGGTGCAGACAAGGGAGAGGTAATCAGGAGACTCATGCTGACGGAACCCTTTGCGGGACGCACTCCCGTGTTTATCGGCGACGATCTTACCGACGAGGTGGGGTTTGCCATCGTAAATGAACTGTCGGGTTACTCGATCAAGGTTGGGCCAGGACCAACATGCGCTCGCTTCAGGCTGAGAACGGTGACGCAGGTGAGGCAGTGGTTGGCTGAAGGGATGAAACGTGGAGAACCATTCCGGTATCCAGATACGGGGAAGCAATGA
- a CDS encoding cellulase family glycosylhydrolase, giving the protein MTFELGINYWPRRRAMYMWREFDIAEVRDEMAQIADIGFEVVRLFALTEDFLPAPMTVDETMVERLVDVAGAAKDAGLRVVPTLIVINMSGRFWWPEWMLDSHGIPEDLYSDPILGSQALLAATCAHALAGDDSIRAFDLTNEIDDAQQPGSREAGKLWASTIANAVRHEAPGVPIQIGVHLPSLTAQNRLRVDDAAGIADEDVMHAYPLYSDVARSFLDPELVPFSCALTSALAGSGRPVLMQEFGLCTAPQGKPGQTITDDFLGQALSQYLASEDEAANYYDAVLQRLLITGAAGAYAWCYGDYDSRLFDRPPIATAVRERTFGLVRADGSEKPAAEVWRSFRKRRDAGVLPPGGGVPPTLDVSADEYHRAPAENFARLYASWLSSAQA; this is encoded by the coding sequence GTGACATTCGAGCTCGGAATCAATTACTGGCCGAGGAGACGCGCCATGTACATGTGGCGCGAGTTCGACATCGCCGAGGTGCGCGACGAAATGGCTCAGATCGCGGACATCGGCTTCGAAGTCGTGCGACTGTTTGCGCTGACTGAGGATTTCCTGCCGGCACCGATGACTGTCGATGAGACGATGGTGGAACGGCTCGTTGACGTTGCAGGAGCAGCGAAGGACGCCGGACTTCGGGTCGTGCCCACTCTGATCGTCATCAACATGAGCGGTCGGTTCTGGTGGCCCGAATGGATGCTGGACTCGCACGGAATTCCGGAGGATTTGTACTCAGACCCGATTCTCGGGTCGCAGGCACTGCTCGCGGCGACGTGCGCGCATGCACTGGCCGGGGATGACTCCATTCGCGCTTTCGATCTGACGAACGAGATCGACGACGCGCAGCAGCCAGGGTCGAGAGAAGCGGGCAAGCTCTGGGCATCCACAATCGCGAATGCGGTACGACACGAAGCTCCCGGTGTGCCGATTCAGATTGGCGTGCATCTCCCTTCACTGACTGCTCAGAACCGCCTGCGTGTCGACGATGCAGCCGGAATCGCCGACGAAGACGTGATGCACGCATATCCGCTTTATAGCGACGTCGCGCGCTCGTTCCTGGACCCGGAGCTCGTGCCGTTCTCATGCGCGCTGACGTCTGCTCTCGCTGGGAGTGGGCGGCCTGTACTGATGCAGGAATTCGGCTTGTGCACCGCACCGCAGGGTAAACCGGGACAGACGATCACCGACGATTTTCTTGGACAGGCGCTTTCTCAGTACCTGGCATCGGAGGATGAAGCGGCCAATTACTACGACGCGGTTCTCCAGCGACTGCTGATAACCGGAGCTGCTGGGGCGTACGCTTGGTGTTACGGCGACTACGATTCTCGACTCTTCGATCGACCTCCCATAGCAACCGCTGTACGCGAACGTACATTTGGGCTCGTGCGCGCAGACGGAAGCGAGAAGCCGGCAGCAGAGGTGTGGCGGAGCTTCAGGAAGCGTCGCGACGCCGGAGTGCTTCCACCAGGCGGGGGAGTCCCGCCCACGCTCGACGTGAGCGCTGACGAATACCATCGCGCGCCTGCCGAGAACTTCGCGCGGCTCTATGCGAGCTGGCTTTCGTCGGCGCAAGCATGA
- a CDS encoding sugar ABC transporter substrate-binding protein: protein MRVIVAISLVCAIAGGCSRKIDPVPPGPPPVAINLDHLRRLGLDVNVGGRPVRVVALYAEAPDYQPKGSPARDGYEGIAAVDDAARAAVVYLRAFEQTGDSTARRDALGLLAFVAAMEQGDGEFVNFIDTTGRLNLVAPSSRKSMSYWAARALWALGEGVRVLGSSDSTMTSMRPVLDRTVARLSREVNNGALIGGSATATSEALLGLLALQRAEPSAELASLAARTASLLVPLAAGNVQTPPWGVRVDRPGAAWHAWGARSTEALAVAAVVLNRPDFAVAARQEADAAWGRFLLAGQIPSEIAADGTVKWFPQIAYGVGTVVEGYLALADATGDDRYAVFGGLLCGWFLGANPAGVAMYDAKTGLTFDGIDGPAPLRLNRNSGAESTIEALLALQAVTSRPEAAAYMRFRPVGPLAPSLAAIPDRREFAGPDGARIVLKSGKSGLEIDRAGTASDGGTRAESITLTYWPAANPSETQLAIALAAQWNKENPAVQVRVQPLPAGRSTEEVLLAAIVARATPDVSSNVSSALLSRLVRAGGVVRLDNRVATNARLNERTSPAMLSSLRLPDGGIYAFPWKTNPEMLMYNVDLLREAGVAPPRTHSELLNVMRRLTRDTDGDGRLDRWAFWATLKTTWFERFYDFYPLYLASSGGRTLVTGGKIMFENEAAVAALTLLRRGFDEGVLPRSNFALGRDPFADGTVAMKIIGPWFLKELEEIKIAGLQYDVTPVPAADGTKPGDSYAFADLRSIAIFSTTKHPEETARFVAYLTSPAADRMLIETASQLPYRRGLSADPRFSAVLKRRPKLATYATHVDRTRDVDLDPDIVEIFDLISEAYEEAAIYGKTPVREALARAATEARKIVNAR, encoded by the coding sequence GTGCGAGTCATTGTCGCGATATCACTCGTGTGCGCGATCGCCGGCGGTTGCAGCAGGAAAATCGATCCTGTGCCACCCGGACCGCCACCCGTCGCCATCAATCTCGATCATCTTCGGCGGCTGGGTCTCGACGTGAACGTTGGCGGACGGCCCGTGCGCGTCGTCGCCCTCTACGCCGAGGCGCCTGACTATCAGCCCAAGGGATCGCCGGCGCGCGACGGTTACGAAGGCATCGCGGCCGTCGACGATGCGGCGCGTGCAGCGGTCGTCTATCTGCGCGCGTTCGAGCAGACCGGCGATTCCACGGCGCGGCGTGATGCTCTCGGATTGCTTGCGTTCGTCGCCGCGATGGAGCAGGGCGATGGTGAGTTCGTCAACTTCATCGATACCACTGGTCGGTTGAACCTCGTTGCGCCGAGCAGCCGGAAGAGCATGTCATACTGGGCCGCGCGCGCCTTGTGGGCGCTGGGCGAAGGCGTGCGCGTGCTGGGCTCGAGTGACTCGACGATGACGAGCATGCGTCCCGTGCTCGATCGCACGGTTGCCCGTCTTTCGCGCGAGGTAAACAACGGAGCGTTGATTGGCGGATCGGCCACCGCGACGTCGGAAGCGCTGCTCGGTCTCCTCGCATTGCAGCGCGCCGAGCCTTCAGCCGAGCTCGCATCTCTCGCCGCGAGGACCGCTTCCCTGCTCGTGCCGCTCGCAGCAGGCAACGTGCAGACACCTCCGTGGGGCGTGCGCGTCGATAGGCCCGGCGCGGCATGGCACGCGTGGGGAGCGCGATCGACGGAAGCGCTGGCAGTCGCCGCTGTCGTTCTGAATCGGCCAGATTTCGCCGTCGCCGCGAGACAGGAAGCAGATGCAGCGTGGGGGAGGTTTCTGCTCGCCGGGCAGATCCCGTCGGAGATTGCAGCCGATGGAACGGTGAAATGGTTTCCGCAGATCGCGTACGGTGTTGGCACGGTGGTAGAGGGATATCTGGCGCTCGCCGACGCGACTGGCGACGACCGTTACGCAGTCTTTGGTGGTTTGCTTTGCGGATGGTTCCTCGGCGCGAATCCAGCGGGCGTGGCCATGTACGACGCCAAGACCGGACTGACTTTCGACGGGATCGATGGTCCGGCACCGCTTCGACTCAACAGGAACTCTGGTGCGGAGTCCACTATCGAGGCACTGCTCGCCCTTCAGGCGGTCACGAGCCGGCCGGAGGCGGCTGCGTATATGCGCTTTCGCCCCGTGGGCCCGCTCGCGCCATCTCTCGCGGCAATTCCGGATCGCCGTGAGTTCGCCGGCCCTGACGGCGCGCGAATCGTACTGAAGAGTGGAAAGTCGGGGCTCGAGATTGATCGGGCCGGCACCGCGTCTGATGGCGGCACACGAGCCGAATCCATCACGCTGACCTACTGGCCTGCCGCGAACCCATCCGAAACACAGCTGGCAATCGCGCTTGCAGCGCAGTGGAACAAGGAGAACCCGGCTGTGCAGGTCCGAGTGCAGCCGCTCCCCGCCGGCCGCTCGACGGAAGAAGTTCTGCTGGCGGCAATTGTCGCAAGGGCGACTCCGGATGTCAGCTCGAACGTATCTTCGGCTCTCTTGTCCCGGCTCGTGCGAGCAGGGGGAGTGGTCCGCCTCGACAATCGCGTGGCAACGAATGCGCGTCTGAATGAACGTACGAGTCCGGCTATGCTCAGCTCGCTGCGTCTCCCCGATGGCGGCATCTACGCGTTTCCGTGGAAGACGAATCCCGAAATGCTGATGTACAACGTCGACCTCCTCCGAGAGGCCGGCGTCGCACCTCCGCGCACGCACTCGGAGCTGCTCAATGTCATGCGACGGCTTACACGCGATACAGACGGGGATGGAAGGCTCGATCGCTGGGCGTTCTGGGCGACACTGAAGACTACGTGGTTCGAGAGATTCTATGATTTCTATCCGCTGTACCTCGCGAGCTCCGGCGGGAGAACGCTGGTAACTGGCGGTAAGATCATGTTCGAGAACGAAGCGGCTGTCGCGGCGCTGACGCTATTGCGGCGCGGCTTCGATGAAGGTGTGTTGCCTCGTTCCAATTTCGCGTTGGGACGGGACCCGTTCGCCGATGGAACAGTCGCGATGAAAATCATCGGGCCCTGGTTTCTCAAGGAGCTCGAAGAGATCAAGATCGCTGGCCTGCAATACGACGTGACGCCCGTGCCCGCAGCGGACGGGACAAAGCCAGGTGACAGCTACGCGTTCGCTGACCTGCGAAGCATCGCGATTTTTTCAACCACGAAGCACCCTGAGGAAACCGCCCGCTTTGTTGCCTACCTCACATCCCCCGCAGCAGACCGCATGCTCATCGAAACGGCGAGCCAGCTCCCCTACCGGCGCGGCCTCTCTG
- a CDS encoding glycoside hydrolase family 130 protein gives MKVERSPENPILTPAMVRASSPDLEVVGVFNAGVIRHDGDVVLLLRVSEAPKGIPSDEVAAAVYNPSSSRLEIKRWSRGEPNLDLSDPRSIDTPGQTWLTSISHLRVARSTDGIHFDVEPRPALSAATEYESYGVEDPRITLIGDTYWINYTAVSPHGITTGLASTKDFKSFERHGLIFSPPNRDVTIFPEKIGGAYVALHRPMPEGLGKPAMWIATSPDMLSWGSHRSVATAREGTWDDEKIGGGAVPFRVSTGSVEGWLAVYHGVTAATTTYSLGALLLDANDPGKVIARSRDPILSPETPYEREGFFGGVVFTCGLLAEGDLVRIYYGAADGVMAVADLYLEDILAGMTGA, from the coding sequence GTGAAAGTTGAGCGGTCTCCCGAAAATCCAATTCTCACACCGGCGATGGTTCGGGCCTCGAGCCCTGACCTGGAAGTCGTGGGGGTGTTCAACGCCGGGGTGATACGGCACGATGGAGACGTGGTTCTTCTCCTGCGCGTGTCGGAGGCTCCCAAAGGAATTCCATCGGACGAAGTAGCCGCGGCCGTCTACAACCCGAGCTCGAGCCGTCTCGAGATCAAGCGCTGGTCGCGCGGTGAGCCGAATCTCGACTTGAGTGATCCGAGGTCCATCGACACCCCTGGCCAGACGTGGCTCACATCGATCTCACACCTGCGTGTTGCGCGTTCGACCGACGGCATTCATTTCGATGTCGAGCCGCGGCCGGCTTTGTCGGCAGCCACAGAGTACGAATCCTATGGCGTCGAAGATCCTCGCATCACTCTTATCGGCGATACGTACTGGATCAACTACACCGCCGTTTCGCCGCACGGAATCACCACCGGCCTCGCGTCGACGAAAGACTTCAAGTCGTTCGAGCGGCATGGGTTGATCTTTTCTCCTCCCAATCGCGATGTGACGATCTTCCCCGAGAAAATTGGCGGAGCGTACGTCGCGCTTCACCGGCCGATGCCGGAGGGTCTCGGAAAACCCGCGATGTGGATTGCGACATCGCCGGACATGCTCTCGTGGGGCAGCCATCGATCCGTTGCGACCGCGCGTGAAGGCACGTGGGACGATGAAAAGATTGGCGGCGGTGCGGTTCCCTTTCGCGTCAGTACAGGAAGTGTGGAGGGCTGGCTCGCGGTTTATCACGGCGTAACCGCCGCAACGACTACTTACTCCCTTGGCGCTCTGCTTCTCGACGCGAATGATCCGGGAAAAGTGATTGCGCGCTCGCGCGACCCAATCCTGTCACCGGAAACACCTTACGAGCGTGAGGGCTTCTTCGGCGGAGTGGTGTTCACCTGCGGGCTCCTCGCCGAAGGCGATCTCGTGAGGATCTACTACGGGGCTGCCGACGGTGTGATGGCCGTCGCAGATCTGTATCTCGAGGATATTCTCGCCGGCATGACCGGCGCGTGA
- the nhaA gene encoding Na+/H+ antiporter NhaA produces the protein MEPRTAEKQTPVEAPLAERVILPFQEFARAESAGGIVLLAATALALAWANSPWSDSYFHLWERSLSVGFEGAALTMTLHHWINDGLMVVFFLLVGLEIKRELLVGELASRQKAALPVAAAIGGMVVPALIFSAINVGGPGASGWGIPMATDIAFALGVLSLLGSRVPAGLKVFLAALAIVDDIGAVLVIAIFYAADISLGSLGAPAVVLALLFLCRRAGVRKPAVYALLGMALWYAVLQSGVHATVAGVLLALTIPATTRIDEDVFLKKARRALDEFAGASDPDASSVMSNPGQQHALHSLERSVEQVQSPLLKMEHSLHRVVAFAIMPLFAFANAGVTVSAEMLSTVSWRVVFGIVIALLAGKVLGVTLASLASVRTRLAVLPEEVGWGQIHGVGWLAGIGFTMSLFIANLAFGSGSLLDSAKIGILSASVIAGIVGWSILRRPPNLDGRKSG, from the coding sequence TTGGAACCCCGAACCGCAGAGAAACAGACCCCTGTCGAGGCGCCCCTCGCGGAACGCGTCATTCTTCCGTTCCAGGAGTTCGCGAGAGCGGAATCGGCCGGTGGAATCGTTCTTCTCGCAGCGACGGCGCTCGCCCTCGCGTGGGCAAATTCGCCCTGGAGCGACAGCTATTTCCACCTCTGGGAACGGTCGTTGTCGGTTGGTTTCGAGGGCGCAGCCCTCACCATGACTCTGCACCACTGGATCAACGACGGGCTGATGGTGGTGTTTTTCCTTCTCGTAGGCCTGGAGATCAAACGCGAGCTCCTGGTGGGCGAGCTCGCGTCTCGACAAAAGGCTGCGCTTCCAGTCGCGGCGGCAATCGGCGGGATGGTCGTTCCCGCGCTGATCTTCAGCGCTATTAACGTCGGCGGTCCTGGTGCATCGGGTTGGGGAATTCCGATGGCGACGGACATTGCGTTCGCGCTTGGCGTCTTGTCACTCCTGGGCTCCCGTGTGCCCGCGGGGCTCAAGGTATTCCTTGCGGCACTCGCAATCGTGGACGACATCGGCGCAGTACTGGTGATTGCGATCTTCTATGCTGCTGACATCTCGTTAGGGAGCCTGGGCGCGCCGGCCGTCGTACTGGCCCTGCTGTTTCTATGTCGCCGGGCAGGAGTACGAAAGCCTGCTGTTTATGCACTCCTGGGTATGGCGCTCTGGTACGCAGTGTTGCAATCCGGTGTCCACGCAACAGTCGCGGGGGTTCTTCTCGCGCTGACGATTCCTGCAACGACGCGGATTGACGAGGATGTATTTCTGAAGAAAGCCCGCCGCGCGCTCGATGAATTCGCCGGTGCGAGCGACCCCGATGCGTCGTCGGTCATGTCGAACCCGGGACAGCAACACGCCCTTCACTCTCTCGAGCGCTCGGTGGAGCAGGTTCAGTCTCCTCTGCTCAAAATGGAGCACTCGCTTCACCGAGTTGTGGCGTTTGCGATCATGCCTTTGTTCGCGTTCGCCAACGCGGGTGTGACCGTCAGCGCGGAGATGCTCTCTACAGTCTCATGGCGCGTCGTTTTCGGAATTGTGATTGCCCTGCTGGCAGGAAAGGTCCTCGGCGTAACACTCGCATCGCTTGCATCAGTCCGGACGCGACTCGCCGTACTGCCGGAGGAGGTTGGCTGGGGCCAGATACACGGTGTTGGCTGGCTCGCGGGTATCGGATTTACAATGTCACTCTTCATAGCGAATCTCGCGTTCGGGAGTGGCTCGCTTCTCGATTCCGCAAAAATCGGAATTCTGTCGGCTTCCGTGATTGCCGGCATCGTCGGATGGTCAATCCTTCGACGTCCGCCAAACCTGGACGGGCGCAAGTCGGGGTGA